In Thiomonas arsenitoxydans, the genomic stretch GCGGGCCGAATTCGAGCGCATCTATCTGCAGCGCTATGCCCACCACATGCCCGAACGCGGCCTAGTGGTCGAGGCGTTGTCGGTGGAGGCCGCGGGCGGCGGCGCACCGCTGCACCACGAGGCGGTGCAGACGGAAGTGACGGGCGCCATGCCGCCGCACGCCCGGCTACCCGTGTTCATTGGCGGCCGCTGGCAAGACACCGTGCTGGTGCGGCGCCCCGAGTGCCAGCCGGGCCAGCATGTCGAGGGCCCCGCGCTGCTCGCTGATGCCCACACCACCCTGCTCGTCGAGCCCGGCTGGAGTGCCCGCATCACCGCGGCCGGCCATGTGGAATTGCACCGGCAGGCCACCCAGACCCGCGCGCGCGATGACGACACCGCGGTCAACCCGGTGCGGCTGGAGCTGTTCAACAACCAGTTCATGCACATCGCCGAGCAGATGGGGGTGCAACTGCAAAACACCGCCGTGTCGGTCAACATCAAGGAGCGGCTGGACTTCTCTTGCGCGCTGTTCGACGCGCAGGGCCAGCTCATCGCCAACGCGCCGCATGTGCCGGTGCATCTCGGGTCGATGGGCGAGAGCATCCAGACCGTCATCCGCGAAAACCGCGCCACCATGCGGCCTGGCGATGTGTTCATGCTCAACGATCCCTATCACGGCGGCACGCATCTGCCCGATGTCACCGTGGTCACGCCGGTGTTCGACGCCGCAGGGCGCGAGGTGCTGTTCTACGTGGGTTCACGCGGCCACCATGCCGACATCGGCGGCATCACGCCGGGCTCCATGCCGCCGTTCTCGTGCAGCATTCTTGAAGAAGGCGTGGTGATCGACAACTTCAAGCTGGTGGACGCAGGCCGTCTGCGCGAGGCCGAGGTGCTGGCGCTGCTGTCTGGCGGACGCTGGCCAGCGCGCAATCCGCAGCAGAACCTGGCCGACCTCAAGGCGCAGATCGCGGCCAACCAGACCGGCGCATACGAATTGCGCAAACTCGTGGCCGACTATGGTCTGAACGTGGTGCGCGCCTATATGCAGCATGTGCAGGACAACGCCGAGGCCGCGGTGCGCCGGGTGATCGGCGCGCTGTACGACGGCGCGTTCAGCCTGGAGCTCGATAGCGGCGCACGCATTTGTGTGGCGATCCGTGTCGATCGACAGCGGCGCGAAGCCGAGATCGACTTCACCGGCACCTCGCCGCAGCAGCCCGACAATTTCAACGCGCCCAAGGCCGTTACCGTGGCGGCGGTGCTGTACGTGTTTCGCTGCCTGGTGGACGACGACATTCCGCTCAACGCCGGTTGCCTCAAGCCCCTGCATCTCATCGTGCCCGAGGGCTCGATGCTGGCGCCGCGGCCGCCCGCCGCCGTGGTCGCGGGCAATGTGGAGGTCAGCATGTGCGTGACCAACGCGCTGTTCGGCGCACTGGGCGTGCAGGCCGCGAGCCAGTGCACCATGAACAACTTCACCTTCGGCAACGCGCAGCATCAGTATTACGAGACCATCGCGGGCGGCTCCGGCGCGGGAGGCGTGTTCGATGCTCAGGGCCAGCAGACCGGCGGCTTCGACGGTGCCTCCGTGGTGCAGACGCATATGACCAACTCCCGCCTGACCGACCCCGAAGTGCTGGAATGGCGCTATCCCGTCCGGATGGAGAGCTTCGCCATCCGCGCCGGTTCGGGCGGCGCCGGGCGCTGGCGCGGCGGCGACGGCGGGGTGCGACGCATCCGTTTTCTCGAGCCGATGACCGCGGGCATTCTCTCCAATGGCCGCCGCGTGCCCGCCTTCGGCATGGCGGGCGGCGCCCCTGGCGCCGTGGGCGTCAACCAGATCGAGCGTGCGGACGGCCGCATCGAGCCGCTGCCCGCTTGCGCCAGCGCAGAAATGCAGCCGGGAGATGTGTTCGTCATTCAAACGCCCGGCGGCGGCGGTTATGGTTGAGGGCATCGCAAAGAGGAAACCGCATGACCCCCGTTCAAGCCGACATGCCGCCCATCGTCACCCTCACGCTCAACCCCTGCGTGGACGTAAGCTACGACATCCCGCAACTGATCGAAGACCAGAAAGTCCACGCCACCGCCACGCGGCTTGATCCCGGCGGCAACGGTATCAACGTGGCGCGCGCGCTCAAGCGGCTGCGCATTCCGGCATGGGCTTGCGCCACCGTGGCGGGCGAAATCGGCATGCTGTTCGAGCGACTGACCTCCGGGCAAATCGACCATCCTCATCTGGTGCGCATCGACGGCGAAACCCGTATCAACACCACCTTGCAGCAGCGCCAGCCGCGTGCCCAGTTCGAGGTCAGCGCCACCGGGCCGGTGATCGACGCCGCGACACTGGACCGCATCAGCGCCGAAGTGCTCGAACTCGCCCGCAATGGCTACGCTGTGCTCACCGGCTCGCGTTCTCCTGGCGTTCCGCCCGGCTACTACGCCGAGTTGTGCGCCGCCCTGCGCGCCCAAGGCGCAAAGCCCGTGGTAGACGCGCAGGGCGAGGCGCTGGCGCAGGCAGTGGCCGCCCGGCCCTTTCTCATCAAGCCCAACCGTTTCGAACTCGAACAGCTCGTCGGCCGACCGCTGCCCACGCGGGATGAGGTCATCCGCGAGGCCCGAGTGCTGCACGCGCAAGGCGTGGAGTGGGTCTGTGTCTCTCTGGGCGGCGAAGGCGCGGTGCTGGTGGGTGCCGAGACCTATATCGGCCTCGCGCCCGAGGTGGCGGTGGTGTCCACCGTCGGCGCGGGCGATTCGATGGTCGGCGGTTTGGTCGCCGCGCTCTCACGCCATGCAACACCCGCCGATGCCCTGCGTCTCGCCCTGGCCTGCGGCAGCGGCACTTCTCAGCAGCCGGGCACCGAGCTGTTCGATCCGGCCGCTTTGCCCGGCTTGCAGGCCCAGGTCAAAGTTCAGCTTATCGCTTGATGGCCCGCCAGCCGATGTCGCGGCGGCATTGCATGCCGTCGAAGTGAATCGTGTGGATGGCCTCGTAAGCCCGTTGCTGCGCGATGCGCGGCGAATCGCCCAGCGCGGTGACGACCAGCACCCGGCCGCCCGAGGTGCGCAGCACGCCCTGCGCGTCGAGCGTGGTACCGGCATGGAAGGTGATGCAGTCGGCGGTCTCGGGCGGAATGCCGGTGATGGCGTCGCCCTTGCGCGGGTTTTCAGGGTAGCCATGTGCGGCGAGCACCACGCCCAGGGAGGTGCGGCGGTCCCACTCCAGTTCCACCTGATCGAGCTGCCCGGCGATGGCCTTCTCGAACACCACCGAAAGATCGCTCTTGAGACGGGCCATGATGGGCTGGGTTTCCGGGTCGCCCATGCGGCAGTTGAATTCCAGCGTCTTGGCGCGGCCCTGGGCGTCGATCATCAGCCCGGCGTAGAGAAAGCCGGTGAACGGAATGCCGTCGGCCGCCATGCCTTTGACGGTGGGCAGGATGATTTCGCGCATCACCCGCGCGTGCACTTCGGGCGTGACCACGGGCGCTGGTGAGTAGGCGCCCATGCCGCCGGTGTTGGGGCCGTTGTCGCCATCGAGCAGGCGTTTGTGATCCTGGCTGGAGGCCAGTGCGAGCACATGCAGGCCGTCGACCATGACGATGAAACTGGCTTCCTCGCCCTGCAAAAACTCTTCGATGACCACGCGTGCGCGGCCCGCGTTGTGCTGCACGCCGTAGCGGTTGGCCTGCAGCATGTCGTCGATGGCGGCATGGGCTTCGTCGGCAGTCTGCGCCACCACCACGCCCTTGCCTGCGGCCAGGCCATCAGCCTTGACGACGATGGGCGCGCCGTGCTTGTCCACATAGGCATGCGCTGCCGCAGCGTCTTCGAAGGTGGCGTAGGCGGCGGTGGGAATGTGGTGCCGCGCCATGAAGTCCTTAGAGAAGGCTTTGGAGCTTTCGAGCTGGGCGGCGGCGCGCGTCGGACCGAAAATTTTCAGGCCGCGGGCGCGAAAGCCATCGACGATGCCTGCGGCCAGCGGCGCTTCGGGCCCGACCACGGTGTAGGCGATTTTTTCGCGCACGCAGAACGCGGCCAGCTCTTCGGCGTTGGCCACCTGCAGGTTCTCCAGCCGGGAGTCGAGCGCGGTGCCGCCGTTGCCGGGAGAGACATAGACCTTCTGTACCCGCGGCGCCTGCGCCAGCTTCCAGGCGATGGCGTGTTCACGTCCGCCGGAGCCGATGACGAGGAGTTTCATGGTGAATGCGGTGGTTTAGGCGAAGGCGGCGTTGTGATAGACCTCTTGCACATCGTCAAGGTCTTCCAGGGCGTCGATGAGTTTTTGCATCTTTTCGGCGTCGTCGCCCGCCAGCTCGACTGTGTTGTCGGCGCGCATGGTGATGACGGCGAGTTCCGGCTGCAGCGCGGCGGCTTCGAGCGCGGCGCGCACCGCCTCGAACTGGGCCGGCGGAGTGAGCACTTCGATCGCGCCGTCGTCATCCGTG encodes the following:
- a CDS encoding 1-phosphofructokinase family hexose kinase, which produces MTPVQADMPPIVTLTLNPCVDVSYDIPQLIEDQKVHATATRLDPGGNGINVARALKRLRIPAWACATVAGEIGMLFERLTSGQIDHPHLVRIDGETRINTTLQQRQPRAQFEVSATGPVIDAATLDRISAEVLELARNGYAVLTGSRSPGVPPGYYAELCAALRAQGAKPVVDAQGEALAQAVAARPFLIKPNRFELEQLVGRPLPTRDEVIREARVLHAQGVEWVCVSLGGEGAVLVGAETYIGLAPEVAVVSTVGAGDSMVGGLVAALSRHATPADALRLALACGSGTSQQPGTELFDPAALPGLQAQVKVQLIA
- the purD gene encoding phosphoribosylamine--glycine ligase, translated to MKLLVIGSGGREHAIAWKLAQAPRVQKVYVSPGNGGTALDSRLENLQVANAEELAAFCVREKIAYTVVGPEAPLAAGIVDGFRARGLKIFGPTRAAAQLESSKAFSKDFMARHHIPTAAYATFEDAAAAHAYVDKHGAPIVVKADGLAAGKGVVVAQTADEAHAAIDDMLQANRYGVQHNAGRARVVIEEFLQGEEASFIVMVDGLHVLALASSQDHKRLLDGDNGPNTGGMGAYSPAPVVTPEVHARVMREIILPTVKGMAADGIPFTGFLYAGLMIDAQGRAKTLEFNCRMGDPETQPIMARLKSDLSVVFEKAIAGQLDQVELEWDRRTSLGVVLAAHGYPENPRKGDAITGIPPETADCITFHAGTTLDAQGVLRTSGGRVLVVTALGDSPRIAQQRAYEAIHTIHFDGMQCRRDIGWRAIKR
- a CDS encoding oxoprolinase family protein, giving the protein MLAPTDRWQFWIDRGGTFTDIVARRPDGSLVAHKLLSENPEQYRDAAVAGIRQLLGLQQGALITPGQVESVRMGTTVATNALLERKGEPLVLVSTRGFRDALRIAYQNRPRLFDRRIVLPELLYSQVIEAQERVGADGAVLQPLDAEALRRDLQDAFDAGLRAAAIVFMHGWRESAHELAAARIAREVGFTQVSTSHETSPLMKFVSRGDTTVVDAYLSPILRRYVDQVAAEMPGVKLLFMQSSGGLTEAHSFHGKDAILSGPAGGIVGMARTAQQAGHAKVIGFDMGGTSTDVSHYAGEFERVFDTQVAGVRVRAPMLHIHTVAAGGSSILHFDGARLRVGPDSAGASPGPASYRRGGPLTITDANVMLGRIRPEHFPSVFGPQADAPLDAYGVRERFTELAARIARDTGQPQTPEDVAEGYLAVAVQAMAGAIKRISLARGYDVERYTLQCFGGAGAQHACSVADALGMERVFIHRYAGVLSAYGMGLAEQTAMQQRSVEAPLHDDLLPRLHDVRDALAAQARQELQAQGVDAGSIRLRVSVLLRYAGSDTALPVALADAAAMRAEFERIYLQRYAHHMPERGLVVEALSVEAAGGGAPLHHEAVQTEVTGAMPPHARLPVFIGGRWQDTVLVRRPECQPGQHVEGPALLADAHTTLLVEPGWSARITAAGHVELHRQATQTRARDDDTAVNPVRLELFNNQFMHIAEQMGVQLQNTAVSVNIKERLDFSCALFDAQGQLIANAPHVPVHLGSMGESIQTVIRENRATMRPGDVFMLNDPYHGGTHLPDVTVVTPVFDAAGREVLFYVGSRGHHADIGGITPGSMPPFSCSILEEGVVIDNFKLVDAGRLREAEVLALLSGGRWPARNPQQNLADLKAQIAANQTGAYELRKLVADYGLNVVRAYMQHVQDNAEAAVRRVIGALYDGAFSLELDSGARICVAIRVDRQRREAEIDFTGTSPQQPDNFNAPKAVTVAAVLYVFRCLVDDDIPLNAGCLKPLHLIVPEGSMLAPRPPAAVVAGNVEVSMCVTNALFGALGVQAASQCTMNNFTFGNAQHQYYETIAGGSGAGGVFDAQGQQTGGFDGASVVQTHMTNSRLTDPEVLEWRYPVRMESFAIRAGSGGAGRWRGGDGGVRRIRFLEPMTAGILSNGRRVPAFGMAGGAPGAVGVNQIERADGRIEPLPACASAEMQPGDVFVIQTPGGGGYG